ATTCAAGAAACAAAATCAATTCCGCTTGTGTCATGCTTCTGGCTCGTCATCACCATAGCGTTGCAATTTGTTTCAGTTTCTTCACCAGCATAACCGTGCATCCTCAACTGCAGGAACCGAGTGATCATTCGAAAGACGCTCACTCCATCATGCCGGGCGGGGAGGACGATGTAAAGAAAATGTGTCTGACTTCGAAAAAATAGAGACGTGCATCACACTGATTCTGATACGATGAGACTCGCCAGAAATACATTGCAGCATTTGCGTGAACAATAATGAAGGAAGATCATGACGTTGAGATGCCGTGTTGATTTGACAGGAATTCTGCTCAGCCTGTTGAGTTTAATACTGCTCCCTGCAGGCTGTCAGCAGGCGGGTGATCCAGTACCGTTGGACGCTGCGCTGGAACTGCAGGAAACGGGACACAGTGATCAGGCAATCCAAATGCTTGCCAGGGAAGACATTGAAAAAAATCTTCATGCGTCTTCTCTGCGAACGCTGAAAATCAATGAGAGCGAATTTAAAGAGTTACCCCAGTGGAAGCGCGACTTTTTCTCAGAGGAATCTTTGTTACTGGTCCCCCTGCTCAAAAGGGCCGCCTATCTGCAAATTGAACAATTACAGGCAGCCGAAGATGCAGGCGCAGCGGAGAAAGCGAAAGAACTGCAATCACAACTGCAACGTCTGATCGGTTTTCTGCAGGACAAACAGAGACTTCAGCTCTATCAGCAATTGGGCGGCGGCATTCAAATGAAGCTGAAGGAAGCCACATCAGACCAGGTAGATTCATCTCAAGAATCGACGTAGAGCCTGCAAGCCAAGGGGAAAGTAGATCACTCCGGCTCATAATCCGCAAACAGCCGGTAGTCCCGTTCGCGCACCCACTCGGTCAGCAGCGACTTCAGTTCCTCGTCCTGTAGCGGTCTGGTCTGTCCGCTCTGAATATATCTGATCGACCAGCCAGCGGCTGCCTCCTGCAGATAAACCGCGTCTTCCCACCCCGGGATCGGTACCGGAGAATCCGAGTCCGGCAAACGTCCTACCAGGACAGCAATCGTCTCTGGTTCATCCGGCTTGTACCTGCGCACAACCACATCGGCTCCCAGCGATTCCAGAAACGAAATCAATTCCGCCTGCGTCATGCCTTTGTCTCGTCATCACCGTAGCGTTGCAATTTATCTTTCAACTCCTGGTACGCATCCCGGGCTTCGCGAATCGTGGTGCCGGGATGGAGTTCCTGGTAGATGCGGATCGCAGCGACTTCCTGCTCGTCTTTGACCGCCTGCAGTAATTCCATCGACACCTCTTTTCTGGACTCCAGACCGATGTTCGGCAAATCGGGTGACCAGTGACCCCAGTCCAGTGTCTTCCCATAGCGTCCCCAGATCTGGTCATCTTCATGACAGCGAAAGCCAAAGACCGCGTGATATTTAAGATTGAAGCAGTCTCTGCATTTCTCAGGTACAAACACTTTGCTCTTGATAAACTGATCTTCGACGAGGACTGGATTGCAAAGCCCCGATTTGCGGCAGGGGCCATAGTCTAGAGAGAGGTAGTCCTCTACCTGATCCATCGCCCGGACACATTCCCCTTCAAACATATTTTCACATTCCGCGCACTTTCGTGGAATATGATCTGTACTTCCAAAGTGACTGAAAGCAACCGGCTCCAGTGACCCTTCTACCTCGCACCGCGGAAATACTTTTCGATACATCTGGATCTCCCACGCCTCACTCAGGATTCAAAGCATCAAACAGCGCATCGAACTCGTCCGGCAGTGCGGAGAGGGGCTGCAGGTCTTCGGCTTCCGGGTTCTCGGGCAGGGGTTGAAAATCGATATAACGGATCTTCAGCGTCACGTCGAATTCGCCGAGGGTCATGTCCAGCAGGACAAAGCTGGCGCCCATCATGGCTTCCCGGTTGTCTTCGGTCAGACCGGGGACATACACGATCAGATCGATGGCACCATCTTCGGTCTGCAACCAGAAGTAGAAGTCGTCCGGCGTCAGTTCCTGCTCGCCGAACTGCAGGGCACAACCCGCTAAATCCATTCGTTGTCGAAAGGGAGTGAACGTCCAGCCGGGCAGATCGGGGGCACTGTCGATTAACAGCATCACTGCAGGAAATGCCTCTTTCACTCCGTCGGCACTGATGACCAGATCGCGCACGCCCTCCTCATCGGGCATGGAGATTTCGTAGGTCAGACCTTCGTCGACCTCCTGCAGTTGTTCGCCCAGTTCCGGCAGCAGTACTTCCTGCTGGTCTTCCAGATGTTCAAAGCGATGCAGGTTGTTTTCAAACCAGAACCAGAAAGAGAGAACATCGGGCGTTGATTCCGGGTCAGTAGTCATCGGGCTTTCTCACGCAAAAAGAAAAGGGATTGAGAAACATAAACGCCATCATGGCAGTTGCAGGTAGAGAAGTAAAGATTTTGTTGGCTGGCATGCTGGCCAGGTAGCGTTTCTTAATTCGGATGGTATCTACCAAAATCGTTTCAACCGGGGCTAACGCCCTGCGGCTAATTTGGCTTTTCTGTTGTTGAAATCCTGAAAACAAGAGTACCTGCACAACCTTGACCACGGTAAATATATTTAAATACACATTACCTAATCCAGCAGCTTCGTCAGCGCCAGTTCCAGCATGTCCCGACGAACCAGGCCGGCACGCAGAGAGGAGGGAATATTCGACTCTCCCCAGCAGGCCCCCGCCAGTTGACCGCAGACCGCGCCGGTCGTGTCGGCGTCGTCTCCCAGGTTCACGGCCTTCAGCACCGCTTCTTCAAACGAGTCGGCGTCGTGAAACGCCCAGAGGGCGGCTTCCAGGCTGCGGATGACCCAGCCCGATCCTTCGATCTCCGGCGGCTGTCTGCGTCGAAAGCTGCCGTCTGCGATCTCCTGTACCAGTGGATGCAGGGGTTTGATCGCGTTTAACTGTTGCAGCGCCTGCCAGTCCGCAGCGAGCACCGTTTCCCGCGGTTCTCCCCGGATCAATGCCGCCAGCACACAGGCCAGGTAGCGACAGGCATCGCGGCACTGCTCACTGGGGTGCGTAGGCAGGCTCGACTCTTCCGCCAGCCGGGAGAACTCAGCCAGATCGGATTCGAACAGTTCCGCATACCGCATGGGCACCGGCGCCAGTCGCATGATCGAACCATTGCCGCTGGCGTATTCATGCGAGTCACCCGACGTGAGCGCATTTCCGTTGACAGAAAATTCCCCCAGTGCCCGGCGGATCGTCATCCCGATATCAAAACAGCGGCCGTTGACCGAATAGCGGCCCGTCTTCCACCATTGTACGTAGCGCTCGGCCTGGTCGTTCAGATCCCAGCCGACCTCCGCGATACTGTCGGCCAGTGCGAGTGCCATGCTGGTGTCGTCGGTCCACGCCCCCGGTTCAATCGGATGCGGCCCACCCCCGCGATACCCGGTCACCGGCGGAAAGCTGCCCGGCGACTGGAACTCCACCGCCGCCCCGAGGGCATCACCCACGGCCAGCCCGATCAGCGTGCCTCGACTCCGGTCTTCCATGTTGTGTTCCTCGTGTTGTGTATTGCAGGATAGATGTGGTTCATCATAGTGCATCAGACCTCCGGTAACGACTGCAGATCGGGTTCGACAAAGTTATGCTTTGCTTCCAGGGAGATCAGCCGCTCTTTGGAGTAGTAGTCGAGCAGTACCCCTTTCTTCAGCATGCGAGCACAGGTGTTACAGAATTCGTCTGACGACTCGAACGGCCCCTCTTCCCGGAGGGCGTGGCAGACCAGCCGCATGAAGGCGACCGTGATGGTTTCGTGGTAGCCTCGCTCCAGTTCTTCAGGAGTATCGGTGGCTTTATTGTAGGCTTTGATGCCGGCCCGCATGCGGAACAGTGCTTCCGCGTAGGGAAAGCGCGTGGCATAGAGGTAAGCCACCCGGACATGCGCCCGGTGTGTCCACTCCTCGGAGGGCAGGGTGCAGGCTTCAAAGGCTTCCAGTAGCTGGGCATCATCCATGAGTGGGTATTCCCGGACATTGAACAGGTCGACTTAATTGGCAGCCTGTGAAGTTAGTTGACGCCGATTAAGGGGCACACTGTTTAGAATGGAGCCCTGACAGCGGACGGTCAAGTGCGTATTCGCGTGACGGACGGGCTTTCCTTAGATTACATGAAAATATCACATCAGCGTGTCAGCATGCTTAACCGGGACCAGGGACGGATTAAACCTGCCGTGAGGGCAAAGGGGAACTCAGTGTGTGAGAATTACGGTTCTCGCATCGACATTAAGTACCTGGGTTCCGTTTTCATATTCGATTAACGGCTGATCCCAGTGGGCATGTCCGCGGACGACCAGGGGACTGCGACGCGTACTCAACAGGTCTCGCACGCGGGCTGATCCCTGCTGCCGGGCATTCAGGCCGCGGGGGCCGTCGTGCAGCAGCAGGATGTCGATTCGTTCTTCCAGCAGCAGTTCCAGGGCAAACAGGTAATCTTCCTCACTGCGCCGCTGATGGCGTTCCGGATTGCCGATGATCCCGCCGATTCCTCCGATGCGGAGTCCATCGAGTTCAACGAAATCACCATCCAGGTAATGCAGATGTGCGGGAAAGCGGGGTCGGGCTTTACTGTTTTCGCCATAGGTATCATGGTTGCCGGCCACTCCCGCCACCCAGGCAAATTCATCGCCGAAGGCCCGCCAGACGGCGCTCACATCACCGGTGCCGCCCCGTTTGTCGATCGCGGGGACGGTATAGAAGTCCCCCGCCAACCAGACCGCGACACGGGAGGGATCGTGAATTCCGACCTCAGGCAGGACTTCCTGAACCAGGCGCAGGGGGAGTGCTTCTCCCAGCAGACGCGGCGGACCGCCGGGCGATTCCTGAAATCGCTCGCGGCCCTGCAGATCGGCGGTGACAACGACAGCATCCAGTCCCACAGGCAGCGCATTAACCCGCGCATGATGAATCGGCAGACGTTCTTCATAGAAGCCGCTCCTGCCGCTGCCTGCGTTGAGATACTTAATTTCTTTGAGAAGTGTTGCGGAAAAATCTATAATTTTCATATCGAGCAGACAACGCACAGCCGGTTCAGGTTCGGTGGCTCATTGATCCCCGTCCCTGCTTCTTTCGAGACATCAATCATAGCATGCAGTACGCACCGGAAATCATTCAGCGACTCCAGGCAGCTTCTGAGGTTGACGTTCCGTTGGACGATTTCATCAAAGAGTGGCTCGACCGACCCTGGCCGCTCACTCCCTGGGCCAGTTGGACGCTGTTCTCACTGATCCGTCACCGTCCGCGACAGGAGTTCGTTTCACAGATCGTGCAGCAGAACCTGGGGGTCGACCAGTTGAATCTGGCCAAACGAGGCTATGATGCCCACCCGGAAGGCATAAATCGCGGACCAGTATCCGGTCTACCCGAATGGGAATATTATTTACACGGCTGTGGCTGTAGCCTTACTCATCAACAAACGGGCATAGAGATCGATGTCGATTTTTATGACGAAACCGCCGACTGGATCGACCTGTTTTTTTATCAGGGATTTTTAAAGTCACTGCGACAGCCCGAACTCTGTGAAGCACGCGTGCTCGCACTGCATGCCTCCATTGAAACCGTCCAGTTCGCGTTTGAGGAACTGCAGGAGCAGGGATTTCTGGAGGAAAACTCCGAACATCATGCCTCACGCCTCTCGTTTGAGATCGGGGAGATTCTCCCCCTGTTGGAAAGTCTGACAGAGAAACACGCGGAGCCAGAGACCATGCTGCGTCTGGCCGCGGTGATTGGCGACTGGCCCCTGGTAGAACAACTGCTGAACTCTGGAGAAATTCCACCTGCAGTGACAGCGAAAGCCCGGCAGATCATTTCCGCCCGCAAACGCTTTCTGGCGAATGAATTCGAGCAGAACGAAAATCAGAGTCTGGCATTGCAGGCGCTGCAGGAGAACCAGAGCCCGGACCTGGATGACTTTTTGAAACGGGCGCTGAAATCAAACAACTCCAGCACCCTCGATACTGGCCTGGATTTAATCGTCGCGACCGGCGATACCCGCTGGTGTCCCCTGGTGTCAGAAGTCCTGCAACGGGTCTGTTTCATGGGCAGTGCCGATGAGTTTCCGCGTCCACAAAAATGGGCGCAATGCCTGGAGTTCCTGTTACGACAAGAGTATGAGTTCGATAGAACAATTGAATTCTTGAATCACGTTCCAAAATATGCTCTGGGAGAAGCGGCAGCGATCGCCCTCGAATTTCAGCCTCATTTGGCTCTGTCGCTGTTCCGCGAGGCACTCCGCTCCAGTATCCCTCACAATCGTGTAACAGCAGCCGCGATTCTCGCAATCATAGGCCAGCCCTGGTGCCAGCGCGAACTGCTCCGGATTTTAATAGAGTCCACCGATCAGGAAGCGACATCAGAAAGCCGCGCCGCTTTGAAAATAATCTGGAATCTCGAATCGAAAGCGGACGTCGAAATCTGGGAACGCGAGAATCCCTTACAGTTCGAAAGTGATGAGCACATTACTGTCGTCGAAGCCATGCTGCTGAAGACTCCCTGGTATGTCGAATTCGAAATGGAACAATGGCGTGACCGCGTGCTGCCGCTGCGTGACATCATCCCTCCCGGTGCGGAATAGAATCGTTTTGCTTCGCTGGCGCCATTCTGCTAATCTGAATGAGACTTTAACTTCCCCCCCTGAAACATCGCGGACCCACCCATGAAGCTTCACTGTCATTTATTGATTGTCTGTCTGTGCCTGCTGGTTTCCGGCGCTGGTTGTACCGTGAACTTCAGCGTTAATGCGGAACGGGAGGAAGACCTCGGCTCGCATCATGTCATCATTCGGCCGGGAGATACGATGACCACCACGACGGAAGCCACGTTCGGCGATGAAGCGACATACGAATTTACCTGCGGCGACGTGAAGGTTCGCATCGAAAACGAAGCGCTCTCGGTGAACGGCAAATCGTATGGGATGCTGGAACCCGGACAGGAAGTCATCGTCGATCATGGGACCATCAGTGTGGCCGGTGAAGTGCGACAGCCTGTCGTACCCCAGGCAGAATCGGCCGCGTCGCAGTCAGACTGATGTTATGGCTGTATATTTAATCTCCATCTTATGTTCCGAAATCGGCTAAGCAGGTCCGCTTCCCAACCGTCTCCCCGGCACGACCGTTCCAATGGGAATCGGGGGCTCCTTTCTCTCCCCTCCCGACTAGATTTCCAGAATTTTGTTGATCAAACGGGCAATTTCAGTAAGATAGATAATATACAAGGTATTTGCCGCCCAGGCAGGAGGTAAGCGATTCGGCGGATTGACGGAGCATTTTCCTTAATCCAGGAGCGAATCTCATGTTGGAACTGACGACAATCAGTGTTTTCTGTCTGCTTTGCTTTGCCCTGCTCAATCTTTACTGGGGCCAGCGGGTCGCCCGCCTGTATCAGGCCCACCTCGGTGAGAAATCCCACTCCAGTTACACACCGTCGGCGGCCGTCGTCCTGTCTCTGCGGGGCAATGATCCGTTTCTGGCCGACTGTCTGCATGGTTTGCTGAACCAGGATTATCCTGCGTACCAGGTGAAGATCATCGTGGATCACATTGATGATCCCGCTTTCGCTTTTGTGACCCAATACCTGGCAGAACACGAGCACCCCCATTGCGACGTCAGCATCCGCGAAGTTTCCAATGGGGTCTGTGGCCTGAAGAACGCCTCGCTGGTCCAGGCCATCCGGGAAGTTGATAACGATGTCGAAGTCCTGGCCTGGCTCGACGCGGATGTCATCCCCCATCGCAGCTGGCTCCGCGAACTGGTCTCTCCTCTGCAGGATCCCGAGGTCGGGGTCGCTTCGGGCATTCGCTGGTATGCCCCGCGGCATGCCAACCCGGGAACCATGGTCCGCCATGCCTGGAACACTGCAGCCATGATGCAGATGGTGGCCCTGGAAATTCCCTGGGGAGGTTCAATCGCACTCAGCCGGGAGATCTTCACTCATCCGCAATTAACCAATTCGTTCTCCCGTATGCTCTGGGATGACACAGGACTGAAAGTCATCGCAGATCAACTGGGCCGCAGAGTGGCCTTCGTGCCTGCCACGACGATGGTCAACCGGGAATCGATCTCCTTTGATTCCTGTTTCCGCTACATGACTCGCCAGCTGGTGAATGCCCGCTATTATCATCCGCACTGGTGGCTCGTCGCTGGCCTGGGATTGATGACGGCTGTC
Above is a genomic segment from Gimesia sp. containing:
- a CDS encoding metallophosphoesterase, which encodes MKIIDFSATLLKEIKYLNAGSGRSGFYEERLPIHHARVNALPVGLDAVVVTADLQGRERFQESPGGPPRLLGEALPLRLVQEVLPEVGIHDPSRVAVWLAGDFYTVPAIDKRGGTGDVSAVWRAFGDEFAWVAGVAGNHDTYGENSKARPRFPAHLHYLDGDFVELDGLRIGGIGGIIGNPERHQRRSEEDYLFALELLLEERIDILLLHDGPRGLNARQQGSARVRDLLSTRRSPLVVRGHAHWDQPLIEYENGTQVLNVDARTVILTH
- a CDS encoding ADP-ribosylglycohydrolase family protein, with product MEDRSRGTLIGLAVGDALGAAVEFQSPGSFPPVTGYRGGGPHPIEPGAWTDDTSMALALADSIAEVGWDLNDQAERYVQWWKTGRYSVNGRCFDIGMTIRRALGEFSVNGNALTSGDSHEYASGNGSIMRLAPVPMRYAELFESDLAEFSRLAEESSLPTHPSEQCRDACRYLACVLAALIRGEPRETVLAADWQALQQLNAIKPLHPLVQEIADGSFRRRQPPEIEGSGWVIRSLEAALWAFHDADSFEEAVLKAVNLGDDADTTGAVCGQLAGACWGESNIPSSLRAGLVRRDMLELALTKLLD
- a CDS encoding glycosyltransferase family 2 protein — its product is MLELTTISVFCLLCFALLNLYWGQRVARLYQAHLGEKSHSSYTPSAAVVLSLRGNDPFLADCLHGLLNQDYPAYQVKIIVDHIDDPAFAFVTQYLAEHEHPHCDVSIREVSNGVCGLKNASLVQAIREVDNDVEVLAWLDADVIPHRSWLRELVSPLQDPEVGVASGIRWYAPRHANPGTMVRHAWNTAAMMQMVALEIPWGGSIALSREIFTHPQLTNSFSRMLWDDTGLKVIADQLGRRVAFVPATTMVNRESISFDSCFRYMTRQLVNARYYHPHWWLVAGLGLMTAVAQTALLVLSVLFMLQGDLTAAASSAGVLLFANGCVAVAIFRISLLVHKTVKARGEHFQRQPLRTLGYLGITVYIFAAALLAAMRTRTIDWRGVLYHVPDPFNVQIMHYEPYRHPEANASLLELEHVSI